The following are from one region of the Hyphomicrobium album genome:
- a CDS encoding heme biosynthesis protein HemY, protein MLRLIAFLIAIALIAAGLAWLADRPGELVVQWQGYQIETSVFRAIVILVAFVALALLCWSIVRNIWYSPAVVGNVLSKRRQKLGIDALSSGMIALGAGDKAAAMRAAIQARKSLPNEPLTHLLRAQAAQLTGDRTTARRIFEAMLASPDTEQLGLRGLFLEAQREGETEAARHFAERAVALNPKLAWAVDGLFDLQCRNGDWAAALETVAVARKNGHIERAQADRRRAVLLAAQSQAAEETDPERALTLALEAHGLAPNLVPAAAIAGRLLASRGNTPRAAKVLQRTWSRSPQPDLATAYAYARIGDSPRDRLDRVRQLAALSPNSLEGPIAVANAAIEARQFDEARAALEPLIPSRMTQRVATLMARIEGEQHADKGRVREWLARAVNAPRDPAWTADGYVADRWMPVSPVSGTLDAFQWRVPVEAVEKSGDEALASKLEELVALGKRPAEPDDTPAEPRHEEPPAPRVSAHEAAARARAVEPPKSAAHQANVEDVTTVPATGPARRPAETAAPRTQPAEAATTPSRRKKPAADDAHVFVPPHAPDDPGTEASEPESVDGPLRPQRA, encoded by the coding sequence ATGTTGCGTCTCATCGCATTCCTTATCGCCATCGCCCTCATCGCCGCCGGCCTTGCGTGGCTCGCCGACCGTCCCGGCGAGCTCGTCGTGCAATGGCAGGGTTATCAGATAGAGACGAGCGTCTTCCGCGCCATCGTCATTCTGGTGGCGTTCGTCGCTCTGGCGCTGCTCTGCTGGTCGATTGTCCGCAACATCTGGTACAGCCCCGCCGTCGTCGGCAACGTGCTCAGCAAGCGGCGGCAGAAGCTCGGCATCGACGCGCTGTCGAGCGGCATGATCGCGCTCGGCGCCGGCGACAAGGCCGCCGCCATGCGCGCCGCCATCCAGGCGCGCAAGTCGCTGCCCAACGAGCCGCTGACGCATCTGTTGCGCGCGCAGGCCGCGCAGCTCACCGGCGACCGCACCACCGCGCGCCGCATCTTCGAGGCGATGCTCGCCTCCCCCGACACCGAGCAGCTCGGCCTGCGCGGCCTGTTCCTCGAAGCGCAGCGCGAAGGTGAGACCGAGGCGGCGCGCCACTTCGCCGAGCGCGCGGTCGCGCTAAACCCCAAGCTTGCGTGGGCGGTCGATGGACTGTTCGATCTGCAGTGCCGCAACGGCGACTGGGCGGCCGCCCTTGAAACGGTTGCGGTCGCCCGCAAGAACGGCCACATCGAGCGGGCACAGGCGGATCGCCGCCGTGCCGTCCTGCTCGCGGCGCAGTCGCAAGCCGCCGAGGAGACTGATCCGGAACGGGCGCTGACCCTGGCTCTCGAGGCGCATGGCCTCGCCCCGAACCTGGTTCCCGCCGCCGCTATCGCCGGTCGCCTGCTCGCTTCGCGCGGAAACACCCCGCGCGCCGCCAAGGTCCTGCAGCGCACGTGGAGCCGCTCGCCGCAGCCCGACCTCGCTACCGCCTACGCCTATGCGCGCATCGGCGACAGCCCGCGCGACCGGCTCGACCGTGTCCGTCAGCTCGCCGCCCTCAGCCCCAACTCGCTCGAAGGTCCGATCGCCGTCGCCAACGCCGCCATTGAGGCGCGCCAGTTCGACGAGGCTCGCGCCGCACTCGAGCCGCTCATTCCCTCGCGCATGACGCAGCGTGTCGCCACGCTGATGGCGCGCATCGAAGGGGAGCAGCACGCCGACAAGGGCCGCGTCCGCGAATGGCTGGCACGGGCGGTGAATGCGCCGCGCGACCCGGCCTGGACGGCCGACGGGTACGTCGCCGACCGCTGGATGCCGGTCTCGCCGGTGTCCGGTACGCTCGACGCCTTCCAGTGGCGGGTGCCGGTCGAGGCGGTCGAGAAGAGCGGGGACGAGGCGCTCGCGAGCAAGCTCGAGGAGCTGGTCGCCCTCGGCAAGCGTCCCGCCGAGCCGGACGACACGCCGGCGGAGCCACGGCACGAGGAGCCGCCTGCCCCGCGCGTTTCTGCCCACGAGGCCGCGGCTCGCGCCCGAGCCGTCGAACCGCCGAAGAGCGCCGCGCATCAAGCCAACGTCGAGGATGTCACGACCGTGCCCGCGACCGGTCCGGCTCGTCGCCCCGCCGAGACGGCGGCACCGCGCACCCAACCGGCCGAAGCCGCAACGACGCCGAGCCGCCGCAAGAAACCGGCAGCCGACGATGCTCACGTCTTTGTTCCGCCCCACGCGCCGGACGATCCCGGCACGGAAGCGAGCGAGCCGGAGAGTGTCGACGGACCGCTACGCCCGCAGCGGGCCTAG
- a CDS encoding response regulator transcription factor, which yields MKVLVIDDHPIVIQGCRRLLEDMGVDEIFVAASLSEGFRTYRQKRPDMIIVDLSMQAGALGGLSFIRRLRVHDERTPVLVLSMHSDRMIVSRALEVGANGYLLKDTSSEEFVKAFRRVRDGLPYLNHELASQIAFMEARGDRNPLSRMTLRELQTLSLIAEGKPYISIAEELHVSYKTVVNTSAQLKAKLGVRTLPELMRIAIQHLPTNATKTSA from the coding sequence ATGAAGGTGCTTGTTATCGACGATCATCCGATCGTCATCCAGGGATGCCGTCGGCTGCTCGAGGATATGGGGGTCGACGAAATCTTCGTCGCGGCCAGCCTGTCGGAAGGCTTCCGCACCTACCGGCAGAAGCGTCCGGACATGATCATCGTCGATCTGTCGATGCAGGCCGGTGCGTTGGGCGGCCTGTCGTTCATTCGCCGCCTGCGCGTGCACGACGAGCGCACGCCGGTGCTGGTGCTCAGCATGCATTCCGATCGCATGATCGTCAGCCGGGCGCTGGAGGTCGGCGCCAACGGATACCTGCTGAAGGATACGTCATCGGAGGAGTTCGTGAAGGCATTCCGCCGCGTGCGCGACGGTCTACCTTATCTGAACCACGAGCTTGCCTCGCAGATCGCCTTTATGGAGGCGCGCGGCGATCGCAATCCGTTGAGTCGCATGACGCTGCGAGAGCTGCAGACCTTGTCGCTGATCGCCGAGGGAAAGCCCTACATCTCGATCGCCGAGGAGCTGCATGTCAGCTACAAGACGGTCGTCAACACCAGCGCGCAGTTGAAGGCGAAGCTGGGCGTGCGCACGCTGCCGGAATTGATGCGCATCGCCATCCAGCACTTACCAACCAACGCCACCAAGACGAGCGCCTAG
- a CDS encoding ATP-binding protein, whose translation MHRQWWNDLPVRWQLMISISIISVSAVLLSVALAVYDARGRVEVEVNASMELSLQLVNDLVKRLAADNHIDDLRKVMPEQLKYVRHSRILISDEQGDLMQIAPDEQVERRLFEHPERAPQWFTNLVGPSVGTREIRVMLGDNRMGTIHIVGEPRDELGEVWEEVSRRAVIWLAITAMMLALLYIVLGRLLNPLVNLAGGMQELEDGRYGTRLAEPRVRELAVIASRFNTLAEALEKARAENSRLYGHVIEVQEDERRQVANELHDEAGPCLFGITANVSSIGRLADQMPEAQGAQVKQRVGEIHTITERLKTINRDLLRRLRPVELGRIPLAELIDSLVAGFGRRHPEVTFSVAIGSLAHSYGEAVDLTLFRCVQEALTNAMRHGKATRMSIDIREEQGAPNGSQAPSSKVRLTIRDNGAGFAPGASMGIGMTAMRERVGGLGGTASIDSAPGQGTTVSMVVPLEPRKGEIAAETKVMEGRVK comes from the coding sequence ATGCATCGACAGTGGTGGAACGACCTTCCGGTCCGGTGGCAGCTGATGATCTCCATCTCGATCATCAGCGTAAGCGCCGTGCTGCTCTCCGTGGCGCTCGCCGTCTACGACGCGCGTGGCCGCGTCGAGGTGGAGGTCAACGCATCGATGGAGCTTTCCCTCCAGCTGGTCAACGACCTGGTCAAGCGCCTCGCCGCCGACAATCACATCGATGACCTGCGCAAGGTGATGCCCGAGCAGCTCAAGTACGTGCGCCATTCGCGCATCCTGATCAGCGATGAGCAGGGCGACCTGATGCAAATCGCGCCGGACGAGCAGGTGGAGCGGCGTCTGTTCGAGCATCCGGAGCGGGCGCCTCAGTGGTTCACAAATCTGGTCGGACCGAGCGTCGGCACGCGCGAGATCCGCGTGATGCTGGGCGACAACCGGATGGGCACGATCCACATCGTGGGCGAGCCGCGCGATGAGCTCGGCGAGGTGTGGGAGGAGGTGTCGCGGCGCGCCGTAATCTGGCTCGCCATCACGGCGATGATGCTGGCGCTGCTCTACATCGTGCTCGGGAGGCTGCTCAATCCGCTGGTCAATCTGGCCGGCGGGATGCAGGAGCTGGAGGACGGCCGCTACGGGACGCGGCTTGCCGAGCCGCGCGTGCGCGAGCTGGCAGTCATTGCCTCGCGCTTCAATACGCTCGCCGAGGCGCTCGAGAAGGCGCGGGCGGAGAACAGCCGCCTCTACGGCCACGTCATCGAGGTGCAGGAGGACGAGCGCCGCCAGGTAGCAAACGAGCTGCACGACGAGGCGGGGCCGTGCCTGTTCGGCATAACCGCCAATGTCTCCTCCATCGGCCGGCTGGCCGACCAGATGCCGGAGGCGCAGGGGGCTCAGGTCAAGCAGCGGGTCGGCGAGATCCATACGATCACCGAGCGGCTGAAGACCATAAACCGGGACCTGCTGCGGCGGCTGCGCCCCGTCGAACTCGGCCGCATACCCCTCGCGGAGTTGATCGACAGCCTGGTTGCAGGATTTGGTCGCCGGCATCCGGAAGTGACATTCAGCGTTGCCATTGGTTCCCTTGCGCACAGTTACGGGGAGGCCGTAGACCTGACTTTGTTCCGCTGCGTGCAAGAGGCACTCACCAATGCCATGCGGCATGGCAAGGCAACGCGCATGAGCATCGATATCCGGGAGGAGCAGGGCGCGCCCAATGGGTCGCAGGCGCCCTCGAGCAAGGTGCGCCTCACCATCCGCGACAACGGCGCCGGATTCGCTCCCGGCGCCTCTATGGGCATCGGCATGACCGCCATGCGCGAGCGGGTCGGTGGTCTCGGGGGCACCGCCAGCATCGACAGCGCACCGGGTCAGGGCACGACCGTCTCGATGGTGGTGCCGCTCGAACCGCGCAAGGGTGAAATTGCTGCCGAAACGAAGGTGATGGAAGGCCGCGTGAAATGA
- a CDS encoding alpha/beta hydrolase produces the protein MPERNCIIVHGCPAGPEGELHVETRSYDQHWMPWVRERLIERNIPTLTPLMPNPWAPDYTNFRQEFEKHPVSERTILIGHSCGCAFLVRWLGESKRKIDTLVLVAPWKIPRAGDAKRKAFYDYPIDETIKRRVRRILMFTSDTEKDDGKKSLAIYHAALAGDVVHLPGKGHYTISDMGTHEFPELLSKIS, from the coding sequence ATGCCCGAGCGCAATTGCATCATCGTCCATGGCTGTCCCGCAGGTCCCGAAGGAGAGCTTCATGTCGAGACGCGATCCTATGACCAGCATTGGATGCCGTGGGTGCGGGAAAGGCTGATCGAACGGAATATTCCGACGCTCACGCCGCTCATGCCGAACCCGTGGGCGCCCGACTACACGAACTTCCGGCAGGAATTCGAGAAGCATCCCGTTTCGGAGCGGACGATCCTGATCGGTCATAGCTGCGGATGCGCATTTCTCGTCCGTTGGCTTGGCGAGTCGAAGCGGAAGATCGACACGCTCGTGCTCGTCGCGCCGTGGAAGATACCCAGGGCGGGAGATGCCAAACGGAAGGCGTTTTACGATTATCCTATTGATGAGACGATCAAGCGCCGTGTGCGCCGGATTCTCATGTTCACCTCGGATACCGAGAAGGACGATGGAAAGAAGAGTCTCGCAATCTATCACGCGGCGCTAGCCGGAGACGTCGTTCATCTGCCCGGCAAGGGTCACTACACAATTTCCGATATGGGCACCCACGAATTCCCTGAGCTGCTCAGCAAGATCTCCTAA
- a CDS encoding glucan biosynthesis protein codes for MHRRTFLATGLAALATLRSDLALSRGQLQVAERHAAPASESATAALVRKRAQELSLRDFEPPRETLAPSLAGMGYDEYRDLRFRPERAIWRGEELGFELQFFPSAYIYRAPVEIFLVEKGSIRLLNADRALFDFGPQHGKVPLQAPLSFSGFRIHAPLNRPNYYDELLTFQGSSYFRALGRNHSYGLSARALALNTDGPEPEEFPLFRSFWIERPKDQSSITVYGLLDGQSITGAYTFVIVPGAQTAMHVDAHLFPRRDLSKVGFAPLTSMFLKDTHDSDGPMDFRPAIHDSDGFAAWNGRDEHLWRPLVSPSEVQSSCLRDSRPKGFGLIQRDRTFNGYQDLEARYQDRPSAWVEPKDSWGNGCAQLIEIPTQAEYFDNIVAFWRPDAPLRAGQEYSIDYRLTWCDDVPAWNGYRVGKTRVGVGSRPETVRFVVDFHDWRSSKLEQVASVGVSDVPLRPLPEAVISSSAGVIGKPLVQRNPDIGGVRATFEFNPQGRKESELRLSLVAEGEPTSEVWLFRWRQ; via the coding sequence GTGCACCGCCGCACCTTCTTGGCGACTGGACTGGCAGCTCTAGCCACACTGAGGTCCGACCTCGCTTTAAGTCGCGGTCAGCTTCAAGTTGCCGAGCGGCATGCGGCTCCAGCCAGCGAGAGCGCGACCGCGGCGCTCGTACGCAAGCGCGCCCAAGAACTCTCCCTCCGGGACTTCGAGCCTCCGCGTGAGACGCTCGCCCCATCGCTCGCGGGAATGGGCTACGACGAGTACCGGGATCTTCGATTTCGCCCCGAACGAGCCATATGGCGCGGAGAGGAGTTAGGATTCGAGCTCCAGTTCTTTCCGTCGGCATACATCTACCGGGCTCCCGTCGAGATCTTCCTCGTCGAGAAGGGCTCCATCCGGCTGCTCAACGCTGACCGCGCGTTGTTCGATTTCGGCCCGCAGCACGGCAAGGTGCCGCTGCAGGCACCTCTCAGCTTTTCCGGTTTCCGCATCCACGCCCCCCTCAACCGGCCGAACTACTACGACGAGCTGCTGACGTTTCAGGGTTCGAGTTATTTCCGCGCCCTGGGCAGGAACCACAGCTATGGCCTCTCGGCGCGCGCCCTGGCGCTGAACACGGACGGCCCCGAGCCGGAAGAGTTTCCCTTGTTCAGGAGCTTCTGGATCGAGCGCCCGAAGGATCAGAGTTCGATCACTGTGTACGGGTTGCTCGACGGCCAGTCGATAACGGGCGCTTACACATTCGTGATTGTGCCGGGCGCGCAAACGGCGATGCACGTCGACGCTCACCTGTTTCCTCGGCGTGATCTGTCAAAGGTCGGGTTCGCGCCGCTGACCAGCATGTTCTTGAAGGATACGCACGACAGCGATGGACCCATGGACTTCCGGCCAGCGATCCACGATTCGGATGGGTTCGCGGCGTGGAACGGTCGCGACGAACATCTCTGGCGCCCGCTGGTCAGCCCGTCCGAGGTGCAGAGCAGCTGCCTCCGGGACAGCAGGCCCAAGGGCTTCGGACTTATTCAGCGTGATCGAACATTCAATGGGTATCAGGATCTCGAAGCGCGTTATCAGGACCGTCCGAGCGCCTGGGTCGAACCCAAGGACAGTTGGGGCAATGGGTGCGCGCAGCTCATCGAAATTCCCACGCAGGCCGAGTACTTCGACAACATCGTTGCGTTTTGGCGCCCCGACGCCCCACTGCGCGCCGGTCAGGAATACTCAATCGACTACCGGCTTACCTGGTGCGACGACGTACCTGCCTGGAACGGCTATCGGGTAGGAAAAACTCGCGTCGGTGTGGGCTCACGGCCGGAGACTGTTCGCTTTGTTGTCGATTTCCACGACTGGCGAAGCTCCAAGCTGGAGCAGGTCGCGTCAGTCGGCGTCTCCGACGTGCCGTTACGGCCGTTGCCGGAAGCCGTGATCAGTTCCAGCGCGGGCGTCATTGGCAAACCGCTCGTGCAACGCAACCCCGACATCGGCGGCGTTCGGGCGACCTTCGAGTTCAATCCGCAAGGTCGCAAGGAAAGCGAGCTGCGCCTTTCGTTGGTCGCCGAGGGGGAGCCGACGTCGGAGGTCTGGCTCTTCCGCTGGCGCCAATAG